The Equus asinus isolate D_3611 breed Donkey chromosome 22, EquAss-T2T_v2, whole genome shotgun sequence genome has a segment encoding these proteins:
- the LOC106834139 gene encoding putative taste receptor type 2 member 33, whose product MITLLPSIFSVLITTEFVLGNFANGFIALVNCIDWVMRQKMSSADQILTALAVSRIGLLWPLLWVILINWYMTVLPSVFHSLEVRIIVFIAWTVSNHLNIWLATSLSIFFYLLKIANFSSLIFLYLKWRVKSVLLVILLGASVFWVSHLAVLWVNNNVQTNEFEGNITQKTKLRDIVALSNLTLFTLVNFIHFSMSLTCFLLLIISLWKHLKKIQLNGKGSHDPSTKVHIRAMQTVVSFLLLYAVYFLALVILVWSSNRLESQLLIMLCRPFEILYPSSHSFILIWGNKKLRQALQNIRNIIRLPYY is encoded by the exons aTGATAACTTTACTACCAAGCATTTTTTCTGTCCTAATAACGACAGAATTTGTTCTGGGAAATTTCGCCAATGGCTTCATAGCACTGGTGAACTGCATTGACTGGGTCATGAGACAAAAGATGTCCTCAGCTGATCAAATTCTCACTGCTCTGGCGGTCTCCAGAATTGGTTTGCTCtgg cccctactctggGTAATCTTAATAAATTGGTATATGACTGTGCTTCCTTCAGTTTTTCATAGTTTAGAAGTaagaattattgtttttattgcctGGACAGTAAGCAACCATCTTAACATCTGGCTTGCTACTAGCCTCAGCATATTTTTTTACTTGCTAAAGATAGCTAATTTCTCTAGCCTTATATTTCTTTACCTAAAGTGGAGAGTTAAAAGTGTACTTCTCGTAATACTGTTGGGCGCTTCGGTCTTTTGGGTTTCTCATCTTGCAGTGCTATGGGTAAATAATAATGTGCAGACTAATGAATTTGAAGGAAACATCACTCAGAAGACCAAATTGAGGGATATTGTAGCTCTTTCGAATTTGACTCTATTCACGCTAGTAAACTTCATACACTTTTCTATGTCTCTGACATGTTTTCTGCTGTTAATCATTTCCCTGTGGAAACATCTCAAGAAGATTCAGCTTAATGGCAAAGGATCCCATGATCCCAGCACCAAGGTCCACATAAGAGCCATGCAAACTGTGGTCTCCTTTCTCTTGCTATATGCTGTTTACTTCTTGGCTCTAGTTATCTTAGTTTGGAGTTCTAATAGGCTGGAGAGTCAACTGCTTATCATGCTTTGCCGGCCTTTTGAAATACTCTATCCTTCAAGCCATTCATTTATTCTGATTTGGGGAAACAAGAAGCTAAGACAGGCCTTGCAAAATATACGAAATATTATAAGATTACCATACTATTAA